From Nicotiana tabacum cultivar K326 chromosome 20, ASM71507v2, whole genome shotgun sequence, one genomic window encodes:
- the LOC107791395 gene encoding protein TOO MANY MOUTHS-like, giving the protein MAFFLSIQATLLLSLSFFPLGWSFTVIMSDSGAPSALVDAPQTGFSMNNNRAQTDPHEQEAVYDIMRATGNDWATDIPDVCRGRWHGIECMPDNDNVYHVVSLSFGALSDDTAFPTCDSTHSFISHSVTKLPHLRTLFFYRCFSNNPQPIPAFLAQLGPTLQTLVLRENGFTGPIPNELGNLTSLRVLDLHKNNLNGSIPVSLGRITGLKSLDLSDNKLTGSIPSLTFSQLNVLDLNQNHLVGSIPSTLMKCHSLIKLDLSRNRLSGLIPDSIDNLNDLILMDLSYNSLIGQFPVSLKKLNFLQTLVLNGNPIDSATLPDNMFDGFRDLMILGLSNMNLQGPIPKSLGRLPKIRVLQLDGNQFNGSIPLSFGNLNSLSELRLNNNMLSGPIPFKRDMVWRMRRKMKLSNNEGLCYNKENGLGDDLETLLDSGIGHCGDSKTEPTKIVEHISTLNRGSIATSNSDSTVTLNKLQLLSGSLIQSTTLILFAVHLL; this is encoded by the coding sequence ATGGCCTTTTTTCTCTCAATACAAGCAACTTTACTACTATCTCTTTCCTTCTTTCCACTAGGCTGGTCATTCACTGTTATAATGTCCGATTCTGGTGCGCCTTCAGCTCTGGTTGATGCACCACAAACTGGCTTCTCTATGAATAATAACCGTGCACAAACCGATCCCCATGAGCAAGAAGCTGTTTACGACATTATGAGGGCCACGGGGAACGACTGGGCCACCGATATCCCTGACGTTTGTCGTGGCCGATGGCACGGAATCGAGTGTATGCCGGACAACGACAACGTCTACCATGTTGTGTCACTTTCTTTTGGAGCATTGTCCGATGATACAGCATTTCCTACTTGTGATTCAACTCATTCTTTCATTTCACACTCTGTTACAAAACTTCCACATCTTCGGACTTTATTCTTCTATCGTTGCTTTAGTAACAACCCTCAGCCCATTCCAGCATTTCTGGCCCAATTAGGGCCCACTTTGCAGACACTGGTTTTAAGAGAAAATGGGTTCACTGGGCCCATTCCAAATGAGTTGGGTAACTTAACCAGTTTGAGAGTCCTCGATCTTCATAAAAACAATCTCAACGGTTCAATACCGGTTTCTTTAGGCCGGATTACCGGTTTGAAGTCGTTAGATTTGAGTGATAACAAACTAACCGGTTCAATCCCGAGTTTGACTTTTTCTCAGTTGAATGTGCTAGATCTTAACCAAAATCACCTTGTGGGTTCAATTCCATCCACACTCATGAAGTGCCATTCTCTTATAAAGCTAGACTTGAGTCGTAATCGCCTCTCAGGCTTAATACCTGACTCTATCGACAACTTAAACGACCTCATCCTCATGGATTTGAGCTACAACAGTTTAATAGGTCAATTTCCAGTCTCGctcaaaaaattgaattttctCCAAACCTTAGTCCTCAACGGCAATCCAATAGACTCTGCTACTCTACCAGATAACATGTTTGATGGTTTTAGGGACTTGATGATTTTAGGGTTATCGAATATGAATCTTCAAGGTCCAATACCGAAATCTCTAGGCCGGTTGCCTAAAATTCGAGTCCTTCAGCTTGATGGGAATCAATTTAATGGCTCAATCCCATTAAGTTTTGGTAATTTAAATAGCCTAAGTGAGCTCAGGCTAAACAACAACATGTTAAGTGGACCTATCCCATTTAAGAGAGATATGGTTTGGAGAATGAGAAGGAAAATGAAACTTTCTAATAATGAAGGGCTTTGCTATAACAAAGAGAATGGTCTTGGAGATGATTTAGAGACGTTGTTGGATTCAGGGATTGGACATTGTGGAGATTCCAAAACAGAACCAACAAAAATAGTGGAACATATTTCAACACTTAATAGAGGAAGTATTGCAACATCAAATAGTGATTCAACTGTTACATTGAACAAATTACAACTTCTTTCTGGGAGCTTGATTCAGTCGACAACCTTAATTTTGTTTGCAGTCCATTTATTATGA